The window ACCAAAAATTTTTTCAAATCATAAGCATGCCAATTGCATCAGACCTGCACTGGTTGCAGTGGCTAATCTGGTCAATGATACTCTCACACCTTTTTCTGATGTTATTTACTGTATCGCAAGACGGCCTTTTCAGATGAGAAAACTTGGCATATGGTCGCAATGGCACGATGTTCATAATACTGACTCCAAGTGCTTTTACCACCTTTGCAATCTCTTCTATGTGGTCCTGGTTGATGTCAGGAATCAAGACAGTGTTTACCTTCACAACAAGCCCTGCTTTGCACGCCTTTTCTATACCCTTTTGCTGTTTTTCAACCAAAAGTTTTGCTGCATCCTCGCCAAAGTACAAAACCTCATCGTACAGGGCAAACTCATAAATCTCTTTTGCTACCTCAAAGTTTACTGCGTTGACAGTTACGGTTACAAACCTTACACTGCTTTTCAAAAGATCTTCAGTTCTGTCTTCAAGCAAAAGCCCGTTTGTGCTGATACAAAATATAGCACCTTTGTCATAGCTTTTTATGAGCTCAAAGGTTTTAAAAGTCTCAGGGTTGAAAAGTGGGTCGCCAGGCCCTGAAATTCCAACAATCTTTAGCCTGCTGTCTGATGAAGCATACCTTTTGTATCTTTCTAACGCCTGCTCAGGTGTCAAAACCTCAAGGCAGGCACCAGGGTGGTTTTCGTTCATGCATGAGATGTTTCTATCACAATAGTTACACTTTATATTACACGCTTTTGCAACAGGAAGATGTATTCTTCCAATCTTGCTTGCTGCATCTTTTCCAAAACATGGATGACCATAGTTTCTATTTCCCATCTCAAATCAGCCTCCAAACAGGTGCAAAGACTTCTTTGTATATGTCAATAAGCAAATGCAAAAAACCTTCAAAACAGGCATACGGCTTTGTCTCTTGAGGCAGAACCAAAAACGGCACGCCAAACTTATGTGAAAGGTACCACTCTCTTGTTCCACCAATGAAAAGGTCGGGCGAAAATCTTAATATTATCTCTTCAACCTCTGCACAGTTAAAATCATCCACCAAGATGCTGTCAGGAAGTATACAGCGTGCTATATCGTAGTCGTTCGAACATCCAAACTGGCTACCACAAACCAAGATTTCAAGCCCTGCTTCTTTGAAAGCATTTGTCATAAAACCTATGCGCGATGCCCCTAAAAGTACGATTGCCTTTTTGCCTTGCAATTTGCTTTTGAAAAACTGTATCTTGTGTTTTATCTTTGAAAACTCTTCATCTGCAACAATTTCAGCAGCCTTTTCTTTTCCAAAAAATTTTGCTATCTTTTTAAGTGAGGTTATAGTATTCTCAATTCCGTAGAAAGAGACCTCCATATACGGTATTGAAAACCTCTCTTTCATAAATTGAGCAAGTAATAGTCCAGAACTTCTGCAAAGCAAAAGATTTAGCCTTGCATTTACGCTTTTTTCCATCTGAGAAAGACAACAATTACCTGTGTAGGTGCAAATTACATTTATTCCTATTTTTTCTAAAAGTCTTTTTATAGCCTGGCTCTCCCCTGCTACATTGTACTCGCCAATGATATTAACAGAATTTTCAATTTCACCTGTCTTTTTAAAATTTTTGAGTATATAGTTTGCAATTGCTCTTTGTGCGATGTGATGCCCATCTGCTTGTGAATACCCTGAAAATCCAGGAACAACAACTGGGATTAGAATTTTGTTAACCCTGTCTTTCAACCTTTTAATTGACCATTCAATGTCCTCGCCAATTTGCGAAGCTGTGCATGTTGCGTAAACAAACACAAGGTCGTAGCTATCAAAGATTTTGGCTGCCTCAACTATGCTCTCTTCCAATTTTCTTGCCGCCCCAAATATAATGTCTTTTTCTACAAGGTCTGTTGAGAGTATCATGTAGTTTTTCTTTCTTACATTCTGACCATAAAATGCACAGTCAGCCGGTGCATGAACAAGATGAAGAGAGTTTTTAATAGGGGCAAGTACCCAGCGCGCACCGTAAAAGGTACATGCGCGCTGGGACATAATCCCTGGGATTGTGGGTCTTTGACACTCAGGAACTCCATCTTTGGTTATATGCTGATTCCTCTGTTGCAAAAGATTTTGAGCGTTCATAACCCTCACCGCTTTCATATACAAAAGTAAAAAAGTCTTACTGATGCAGCTTATCATGCGGATATGAATACTCCAAGATGGTATTGACAATCAAATCCAAAAGCCATATACTGCCCTTGTACCCTGTAATTCCGTACCTAAAATACCCTACTCTGTCGTACACAGGAAAACCAATTCTAACAGGTGGACATTTTATTGATTTTGCAACTTCAACTACTTTTGAATTTCCAAGCACAACATCAACCCCTGCCTCTTTTGCCAAGTACTCAAACTCGTAAAGGTCGCTGTCAACAAGAATCTCTCCTTCTATGTTGTACTCATCAAATATAGCCTTTATCTCATCTGTGAATGTTGGGCTTGGGGTTGCAGTTTCAACTACCTTGACATCCATTCCAAGCTCACACAAAAATCTTGTGACACCAATTACAATGTCCGGGTCGCCAAACACAGCGGCCTTTTTCATCATTGTGTACTGGCATGTGTCTGCCATGGCATCTAATAAAAGCCCTCTTTCAACTTTTAGTTCATAGGGTATTTCAGTACCATATGCCTGTGAGAGATTTTCAATGAACTTGTCAGTATTAGCAACACCAACAGGGAACGGTCCTAAGATGCTCTTTACACCAAATTCGCTTTCTAAATACTTGGCAGCAGAGCCTCCGGCATGTGGACAAAGCGAAACTACTACCTTGCCGTTTGCACTGTCTTCAAGCTCTGAATAAGGTGTGCCACCTTCAGGGTAAAGCGGTTTTGGCGGCATAAGGGGTGAGTTTAGAGTTTTTGAGATATCAAATAGCACCGAATAATCAATCTTCATAAGGTCTAAGATGTGTTTTATCTCCTCAATATCGCCAGGGTTTATCATGCCAGGGATTATATATGCTTTGCCATTTTCCTCTTTTTTCTTTGCAAAGTACCTTACATATGAGATAGTTGCTGTGTCATACCCTTTTACATGCGTTCCTGCATAGCTTGGTGTGTGAATGGGCACGATATATACACTATTTGCCGCCTCACTGCTCAGCTCCTCAGAAAGCTTTTTGTACGCCTCTTTGATAAACGCTTCAATGTCATCGCCTATTGTCTCGCTCGAACATGTGGTGATTACACCAATTACTGTTGGTGAGTATCTCAAAACAAGGTTTCTGATACCCTCTATGAGATTTCGGCGCCCGCCAAAGACAGCCGCATCTTCATGAAATGATGTCACTGCAATGTTAACCGGCTCTTTAAAATGTCTGTTGAACTGGTATCGCACATAAGTACAGCAACCTTGTGAACCCTGGACAAGCGGAACTGCTTTGTCTATACCAAGGGTTGCGTACATTGCACCAATTGGCTGACACATCTTTGGCGGGTTTATTGTCACATGCCTGTTTGCCTTTGAGATTAAAGGGTTAGCCAGTTTGGTTGCCATTTTGCACTCCACCTCTCTCCTACAAAATTCCAAACAGGTGCGTATAATGATTTGTAAAGATCTCTTGCAAAGTTTACAAGTCCCTCAAAAGCTACATACGGCCCATTCTCATACGAATGTGAATTGAGGGACGGCACACCCAGCTTGTGCGCAAGGTATTTCTCTTTAAGACCAGTGAGGAATATATCAGGTTTGTATTTTTGGATTACCTCTTCAAGTTCAAGCTCGTTTGGATTATCTATGACAAGCACACCATCGTCCGCCCTTGCATTTATCTTTTCATAGTCATCCTCATGCCCAAATGTGGTAGCACATGCCACAACTTCTATTCCAAGGTCACGCATAAGCGGTATCCAGTGCCAAACACGCGGTGCACCAACATAGATCATTGCGCGTTTTCCGCGTAGCTTTTCTCTGTAAAACTGAAGCCTTGGCATGATTGATTCAAGCTCTTCTTCAATGACCTCTTCAACCTTCTTTTGGATTTCGAAAAACTCGCCAATTTCACGAAGTGAGTTGATTGTCTCTGTTATCCCAAAAAGGGTGACACGAATAAACGGTGTTCCATACTTTTCCTTCATCAGCCTTGCTATATATGTGGCTGACCTTTGACAGTGCACAATGTTGAGTTTTGCATGGTGCATCTTGCAAAGATTGTCATATGAAGCATTGCCGGTAAATGCTGTGATAATTCTAAGTCCTATCTTGGTAAATAGCTTCTCGAGCACCCAGTAATCTCCATCAATGTTATACTCGCCTATGATATTAACATCATACGGTGTTGGGTCTTCAAGTTCTTTTGTCCCAACAATCTTTTCAAAGATTGTGTGATTTGCTATGTGATGTCCTTTGGATTGGCTAACACCACAAAATCCTGGTGAGTTGAAGGCAATAACCGGTTTTCCAATTGCTTTTGAAGCTTTTTTAGCAACTGCTTCTAAGTCATCGCCAATCAGGGCAGTAGGACATGTTGCATAGATGAACACTGCTTTTGCTTCAGGAAATTCCTGGTTTGCTTCGATGATGGCGTTGTAAAGCTTCTTTTCCCCTCCAAAGACTATGTCCTTTTCCTGCATATCTGTTGAAAAGCAGTATTTTCTGTGAAACTCACTGTCTGAAAGATGTCTTCGAGACGACCATGTATAGTAAGCACAGCCAATTGGACCATGGACTATTTGAATTACATCCTTTACAGGTCCTCCAACAACACCTCTTGCCCCTGCAAATGCACAACCACGTTCTGTCATGTCGCCAGGCACTGTTCTGACGTTGCATACAGGTATAACAGGATTTTTCTTATCAGTGATATATGTGTGCCTTCCTCTTTCTTCAATGCACTTATCACAATCAAGAGTCACAAATGGCATTTTTATTCTGCCCCCTTTTTTGACAATTTTTTATACCAAAGCCTCAAAGCCTTTTTCCCTTGTCCTGATTCTAATTGCTTCGTCAACCGGAAGGACGAATATCTTTCCATCTCCCACCTGACCTGTGCGGTTTACCGCCATGATGATGTTGACAACTCTTTCTACATCCTTGTCATCAACAATGATTGTAATCATGCGTTTTGGAACAAACTCCATAGCAGATGATGAAAGCACCATCTCGGTTGCCTTGTCAACCTCAATAGCTTTTACCTCGCCAACAAGCCCACGCTGTTTGCCACGCCCCAACACTTTTTGGAATGTGGCAGCAGGGTATCCTGCTGCCGCCAGTACATCTTTTGTCACGCCAACCTTGTTCATTCTGATAATTGCAATTATCTCTTTCATTTTGAGAAATTCACCACCTTATGTTTTGTGAATAGTTTAAAGCTTCTTCTCCCCTGTTCTGATTGTATACGCCTCTTCAACAGGGCTTATAAAAATTTTGCCATCTCCAAAGTTTCCCGTGTACGCATTTTGTAGAATGATATCCACAACTTTTTGGCAATCCTCATCCTCAACAACCATCATCAGCATTGTCTTTGGAAGCTCATCATATAGGATACTCCCTGTCCTGATTCCCTTTTGTTTGCCTCGACCAAATACATCAATCTTTGTCATAGAAACAAAACCATTTGAGTCAAGTGCACGAACAACCTTTTCTTGCATCTCCGGCCTTATTATTGCCCTTATCATCTTCATAACTCAAAATACCTCCCTGAACTTTTCTACTTTCTTGATGTATGTTAGTCTGCCAGTCCATACTCTTCTATTAGCTTTTCAAGCTCATCCATTGGCATTGGTTTTGGAATTACAAACATATCGTTTTCTATTATTCTCTTTGCAAGGTCTAAGTACTCTTTTGCCTGATTGCTCTCAGGGTCGTATTCAATCACAGTTTTTCTGTTAATCTCTGCTTTTTGGACAATGTTGTCACGGGGTATGAACTTTATAAGCTGGGTGCCAAGCCTCTTGCAAAACGCTTCTAAAAGCTCCTTTTCGTTTTCTACCCTCCTTGAGTTGCAGATAATTCCGCCAAGTCGAACGCCACTTGTCTCCGCAAACTTGAGGATTCCTCGGCAAATGTTGTTTGCAGCATAAAGTGCCATCATCTCACCAGAGGCTACAATGTAAATCTCGTTTGCCTTTCCTTCTCTGATTGGCATTGCAAATCCACCACAAACAACGTCACCCAGAACATCATAGAACACAAAGTCAAGGTCGTCAGTAAAAGCTCCAAGCTCTTCTAAAAGGTTAATTGCTGTTATAACACCACGCCCGGCACACCCAACACCAGGCTCTGGCCCACCAGACTCAACACACCTAACTCCACCAAAGCCTGTGAACATTACCTTGTCAAGCTTGACATTGCTCTCACCAACCTCTCTGACAGTGTCCATAACCGTCACCTGTGATTTGACTCCCAAAATTAGGCGCGTTGAGTCAGCTTTCGGGTCACATCCGACAATCATTACCTTTTTGCCAAGCGTTGCTAAAGCTGCAACTGTGTTTTGAGTTGTTGTAGACTTTCCAATACCACCTTTTCCATAGATTGCAATCTGTCTCATTCTTTTTTTGACCTCCCTATCACCAACATAGTTTTTTATTGAATTGTCAATTTTGTTATGGTAAACTTTAATTTGAGGGTACAAAGAGGATATAATTTTGCGTGCCAGGGGGAGGTTATTTGTACAAATTCACCAGCTTGAGTGGAGGGTGAAGGAAGTACTTTTTTGCTCTCCCCCTGTATTTTATCTTTATTTGAAATAAGGGTAAAATCTATAAAAAGGGCAACAGCAGACACCAAAACTTTTGGGTTTTCTCAAAACTTTTGATAACACGTGGCAATGGCAGGCACAAAACACATTATTCACTTTTTCAAAAGAGAGGGGCGCAAGAGGCAAGGCTGATCTATCCTCTCAATTTGGGGGTGTTTTGGATGCCTGCTGTTGCCAAATTGTAAGCAAAATATATAAGTTAAACTGCGAGTTTATTTTTTTAAAATAGGTTATATCTTCGTGTCATGCTTAAGGAGACTGCAGGAGGAACATCAATCTTGTTGCCATTGACAAATACTTCAAATGTCTTATAATCAATTTCTATCTTCGGCAGTTGGTTATTATATATCATATTTTCCTTTGATATATTTCTACAATTTTTTACTGGTAAGACTTTTTTGTTTATTCCTATTTTCTTATTTATTTCATTTTCATAGAAATAACCAGAAACAAATGTAACAGCAATGTCATAAACAGCTTTTCCAAATGCTCCAAACATCTTTTTCATAATAACAGGTTGAGGGGTTGGTATTGAAGCATTAGCATCGCCCATTTTTGATGCTATAATAAATCCTCCTTTTATTATCATCTCTGGCTTTACTCCGAAGAATGCAGGTTTCCACAAAACTATATCTGCAATTTTTCCTGGTTCAAGAGAACCAATATATTGTGAAATACCATGAGCAATTGCTGGATTAATCGTATACTTACTTATATATCTCTTTACACGATAATTATCATTTTGGGTGTCCTCTGGTAGACGTCCATATATCTTTTTCATTTTATCAGCTGTTTGCCATGTTCGAGTAATTACCTCTCCTATTCTTCCCATAGCTTGTGAATCAGAATTTATAATGCTTATTGCCCCTATATCATGTAAGTAGTCCTCTGCTGCCATGGTTGTTTCTCTTATTCTTGCTTTTGCAAATTCAACATCTTCTTCCAAATTTTTATCAAGATGATGACAGAATATCAGCATATCAAGATGTTCTGGAAAAGTATTTATTGTATGCGGCATTGTAGGAGTGGTAGATGAAGGTATTATATTTTTATACTGTACAACTTTCAGAACGTCTGGTGCATGGCCACCACCTGCACCTTCAACATGATATGCATGTAAAACTCTATTACCAATAGCTTTTATTGTATCCTCAACAAATCCCGCTTCATTCATACTATCAGTGTGCAAAGCTACTTGGACGTCAAACTCATCAGCTACTTTCAAACATGTATCTATAACTGTTGGTGTTGCACCCCAGTCTTCATGTATTTTAAAACCTACTACCCCTGCTTTCACTTGTTCAATTAACGGCTTTTCATATGAGGAGTTCCCCTTCCCTGTCAGCCCAATATTCACAGGAAAGTTATCTATTGCTTTTAACATTTTGAATATATTCCAAACTCCTGGAGTACATGTTGTAGCTTTAGTTCCTTCTGTAGGACCTATTCCACCACCTATTAACGTCGTTATACCTTTATAAAGAGCCGTCTCTATTTGTTGAGGGCAAATGAAATGAACATGAGTATCAATTGCACCTGCTGTAGCAATCAAGCCTTCACCCGAAATAACATCAGTGGAAGGACCTATCACCATATTAGGAGTAACTCCATCCATGACATTTGGATTCCCCGCTTTTCCAATTCCGACTATCTTCCCATCTTTAATTCCTATATCTCCTTTTACAATTCCCCACCAGTCTATTATCACAACATTTGTTATTACAAGATCTAAAGCACTATTATTGCAAGCAAACTGATTTTGGCTCATTCCATCTCTAATATTTTTTCCAGCACCAAATTTACATTCTTCTCCATAGACTGTATAATCTTTTTCAATTTCAATTATTAAATCAGTATCTGCAAGTCGTATTTTATCACCAACTGTAGGTCCATATATCTTGACATAATCTTCTCTTTTGATACGATATGTCATTGCTCTGTCCACCTCCTACTGAGCTTCAATAAAGTTTTTTCTTCTAAAGCCATCTATTCTTTTTAACCCGCCATAATCTACTAATTCGACCTCTATTTCGCTTTGTGCTTTAAAAAGTACAGTCGTCCCTGCTGGTATATTAAGCCTTTTACCAATTGCTTTTTTTCTGTCAAATACCAATGCTTCATTAACCTCAAAGAAGTGATAATGTGACCCAACTTGGATATTTTTCTCGCTTACATTCTTAACTTTTATCCGAGTAATCTCTTTACTTGCGTTTAAAACAATGTCTTCTCCTTTTTTAACTATTATTTCCCCTGGTCTCATTTTGCTTATTCCCCCCACTATTTAATTTAGTCATTTAATTGGTCTTTGAACTGAAATCAATTTAGTACCATCTTCAAATGTCAACTCAATTTGAATATCCTCAATCATATCTTCTACTCCTTCTATCACATCCTCTTTTCTTAATGCAGTTTCAACTGTTTTGATTGCTTCTTCATAAGAACATCCCGCGCGAACTGCTTCCATTACTTCATAGCATATATAAGCTACTGCTTCGGGATAATTCAACTTTAACCCTTTCTCCTTTCTCTCTTTCGCCATTTTACCTGCTAACCACAACAATAATTTTTCCTTTTCTTCATTTGTCAGATACATAATTTACCATCTCCCCTCTCATTGCTGTATAACTCTTTTAGTTATTGAATTTAAACCATTAAAAGTCTACACATAGTAGGATAACTTTCTTCATTTATTACCCCTTCATCAACTACATGCCCACTATCAAGAAAGTAATAATAATCACCTATCTCTAGCAATAAATCTAAATTTTGTTCGACTATCAAAACCGAGATTCCTCTTTTTTTAATTTCGTATAATGCACTTACTATAGTTTCAACTACTGATGGCTGTATTCCTTCTGTTGGCTCATCAAGAATTAATAACTTTGGAGTTTTAATCAATGCTCTTGCTATAGCAAGCTGTTGTTGTTCTCCACCACTTAAGCTCCCTCCCTTTCTCTTCATTAATACTTTAAGCTTGGGGAACAAAGTGAATACTTCCTCTATTCTGTTTTTAACATTTTTGTCCATAATGAGTAAATTTTCTGCAACAGTTAATTGAGGGAAAATTCCTCTTCCTTGAGGGACATAACCAATTCCCAATTCTGCTCTTTCATAAGGTTTTAATGAATTAATGAGCTTCTCTTCAAACCATATTTCTCCCATTTTTATTTTTACTATACCCAAAATTGTTTTTAAGAGTGTGGTTTTCCCAACACCATTTCTTCCAATTATACCTACTATAGAGTTTTTATCTACTCGTAAAGAAATTCCATGAAGAACAATACTGTCAGCATATCCTGAATAAACATTATTGATTAACAGCATAATCTCTACCCCTTCCTTTCCCTATGTAAACTTCAATCACTTGCTTGTTATTTTGAATTTCATCCATTTTCCCTTCTGCTATGATTTGCCCCTCATGTAGTACAGTCACTCTTGCAGTTTCAAACATTCTCACAAAGTCCATATCGTGTTCTACAATCAACACTGTTGTATTTTGTCTAATTTGCTCAATAATTTTAGATAGATTCTTCTTTTCAGTTTTACTTAATCCCGCACCTGGTTCATCTAACAAAACTAATGAAGGTTTTTTTACCATAATCATACATAATTCCAACATTTGACGTTCACCATGAGATAGGTTTTGTGCTTTTTCTGAAAGTTTCCTTTCTAAATTGAAAATTCTACTTATTTCTTCAATTCTTTCGTATATTTCTTTTTTATTTTTTTCGACTGTTTTTAAGCCAACTTCACTTATAAAACTCAAAATAAGATTATCGCGGACTGTTAACGTATTAAAAACACTTGGTGTCTGAAATTTTCTAACAATCCCTACTTTTGCGCGTATATAATTAGGATGATAAGTAATATCTTTTTCCTTAAAAACAATTCTGCCTTTAGAAGGAGAAATTTTACCGCAAATAATATCCATTAACGTTGTCTTGCCTGCTCCATTGGGCCCTATTAAAAACCTTATTTCATTGGCATTTAGAAAAAGATTAACATTATTAAGTATGGTTAATCCATTTACTGCAAACGAGAGATTTTCAACTTTTAACAAGTGATGAGACATATTTCTCACCTCAGTTTCTCATTTATTTTCAAAATGTTATGTGTTTTTTTTAATTTTGAGAATCTTATATTTTTAATCAGTTTTATATTTGTATGCTCAATTAACGAAATCATAATAAACACAACTCCCAGTAGATATAACCAAATATCTGGATAATTCTCACTTATAATACTCTTTAAGAAATATGCCACTACGGTTCCCACAATACCACCCAGAAGATTTACTTTTCCACCAATTGCAACTCCTAAAACTAACTCTATCGATGGAATAATACCCATTTCGCTTGGCGAAATCATTCCAACATTCAATACAAATAACATTCCACCAATTGCTGCCAAAATAGCCGAAAATATATATATAGCTATTTTGTATCCTAATGGATTTATTCCTAAATATTTTAATCTCTCCTCATTGTCTCTTATTGCAATTAATATATTCCCATATTTCTTTACAATCACTTTACCCACAATGTACAACAATATAACAACAGCAAGTGTTAGATAATATATCCACATTTTTATCTTTTCATCTTTTAGGCTAATCCCTAATAAGGTCTTAAAATTGGTTAATCCGTTTGTTCCACCCGTTAGAGGTTGCTGACCTATAAAAAGCGTCACAAAAATTACAGCCAGTGCTTGAGTAATTAAAGTAAAATACACATCTTTAATACTCCTCTTAAAAGTGAAATAACCTAATGCACCTGCTAATAGTGCCGGAATAAGAATTCCTAATAAAATAGCAATAAACACGTTTTTAAATGGCACCCACAAAAGTGGTAATTTTTCTAAACCACACCATTGCATAAAATCGGTTAATCTAAAATTTGAAGCCTCTAATTTCAAATACATCCCTAATGCATAAGCCCCTAATCCAAAGAAGACTGCTTGCCCTAAACTTAGAATTCCTGTATAACCCCATAATAACACAATTCCTACAGCTGCTATACTATAAGAAAGATATTTGCCAAACAAAGCAACTCTGAATGATGAGGTAACAAAAGGAAGTAATATCAAACTCCCAAACAAAACTAATTCGAAAACTCTGGACATTAAGTTGTTACAATTTCTATTCATCTTTAGCACCCCTACTTTTTATACTGCGCTCCTTTCGGGTCTGTAATACAAGCCATGAGGTTTAAATTGAAGTATTAAAATTATGATTATGAAAATCAAAACTTTAGCCATGGTAGTACTCATATTTAATTCAAAGAAGGTTTTTAAAAATCCAATAATTAAAGAACTAATAATAACCCCTGGTAAATACCCCATTCCACCTAAAATAACAATCATAAAGGCATCTATGATATAATTTGTTCCCATGCTTGGACCTATAGGCCCAAGCATGGTCAAACAACATCCAGCTACACCTGCAAGTCCTGTGCCTATACCAAATGACAA is drawn from Caldicellulosiruptor naganoensis and contains these coding sequences:
- a CDS encoding ATP-binding cassette domain-containing protein; its protein translation is MSHHLLKVENLSFAVNGLTILNNVNLFLNANEIRFLIGPNGAGKTTLMDIICGKISPSKGRIVFKEKDITYHPNYIRAKVGIVRKFQTPSVFNTLTVRDNLILSFISEVGLKTVEKNKKEIYERIEEISRIFNLERKLSEKAQNLSHGERQMLELCMIMVKKPSLVLLDEPGAGLSKTEKKNLSKIIEQIRQNTTVLIVEHDMDFVRMFETARVTVLHEGQIIAEGKMDEIQNNKQVIEVYIGKGRGRDYAVNQ
- the urtC gene encoding urea ABC transporter permease subunit UrtC encodes the protein MNRNCNNLMSRVFELVLFGSLILLPFVTSSFRVALFGKYLSYSIAAVGIVLLWGYTGILSLGQAVFFGLGAYALGMYLKLEASNFRLTDFMQWCGLEKLPLLWVPFKNVFIAILLGILIPALLAGALGYFTFKRSIKDVYFTLITQALAVIFVTLFIGQQPLTGGTNGLTNFKTLLGISLKDEKIKMWIYYLTLAVVILLYIVGKVIVKKYGNILIAIRDNEERLKYLGINPLGYKIAIYIFSAILAAIGGMLFVLNVGMISPSEMGIIPSIELVLGVAIGGKVNLLGGIVGTVVAYFLKSIISENYPDIWLYLLGVVFIMISLIEHTNIKLIKNIRFSKLKKTHNILKINEKLR